A genomic region of Ensifer sp. PDNC004 contains the following coding sequences:
- the ehuA gene encoding ectoine/hydroxyectoine ABC transporter ATP-binding protein EhuA, which produces MAAPIIRIDNITKRYGPLTVLDGLSMDVLPGEKLALIGPSGSGKTTILRILMTLEAISAGHIEVDGDQLYHMPKNGSLAPADDRHLHKMREKIGMVFQHFNLFPHKCVLDNVTLAPMLTKGMAKAAAEKRAMELLDMVGMADKAKSMPAQLSGGQKQRVAIARALALSPKIMLFDEVTSALDPELVEEVLNVMRKLAVETDMTMLLVTHEMGFAHDFADRILFFDRGRIVEEGKPDEIFRAPKQERTQTFLRKIIAAGHRV; this is translated from the coding sequence CCAAACGCTACGGTCCCTTGACCGTACTCGACGGTCTGTCGATGGACGTGCTGCCGGGCGAAAAGCTAGCGCTGATCGGTCCCTCCGGATCCGGCAAGACTACGATCCTGCGCATTCTCATGACATTGGAGGCGATCAGCGCCGGCCATATCGAGGTCGACGGCGACCAGCTCTATCACATGCCGAAGAACGGCAGTCTCGCGCCGGCCGATGACCGCCATCTGCACAAGATGCGCGAGAAGATCGGCATGGTCTTCCAGCACTTCAATCTCTTCCCGCACAAGTGCGTGCTCGACAATGTCACGCTGGCGCCGATGCTGACGAAAGGCATGGCGAAGGCCGCGGCGGAGAAGCGGGCGATGGAGCTTCTCGACATGGTGGGCATGGCCGACAAGGCAAAGAGCATGCCGGCGCAATTGTCCGGCGGACAGAAGCAGCGCGTTGCGATTGCCCGGGCGCTGGCTCTTTCGCCAAAGATCATGCTTTTTGATGAGGTGACCTCGGCGCTCGACCCGGAACTCGTCGAAGAAGTGCTGAATGTCATGCGCAAGCTCGCGGTCGAAACAGACATGACCATGCTGCTCGTCACGCATGAGATGGGCTTCGCCCATGATTTTGCCGACCGCATTCTCTTTTTCGACCGCGGCAGAATAGTCGAAGAGGGCAAGCCCGACGAGATTTTCCGCGCACCCAAGCAGGAACGCACGCAGACCTTCCTGCGCAAGATCATCGCGGCAGGGCACCGCGTCTGA